The Manihot esculenta cultivar AM560-2 chromosome 17, M.esculenta_v8, whole genome shotgun sequence genome contains the following window.
AAATAATCAGTGGATGGATTGTGAGTACTTGGAAATCTTTCGACAAGAAAAGGGATTTCGACACGATAATGTTTTCTGTAAGGTCATTGAGGAATCAAGCAAGAGCCTGGTTCAATGAGACAGAAACTGATGATTTATATGCAAAAGCATCAGCTTGGTACTATGTGACATACCAtccaagtttttggggtaggtATAATGAAGGGTTGGATAGAGATCATTTCCTGAGTTTTCCATGGTGTGTCCATGACAAGCTTATTGAGATCAAGAGAGGCAGAGCAGGTGATGGTAGTAATAGTGTTTCTCCAGATTTGTCTTCATTGGCACACCAGTTCAGCAACTCAGTCTCATTGAATTGGTACTCAGAGATTGAAGATTAGATGGATTCTTAGATCCTTTTTATCCATCAGCTCTAAGTTGAGAAACATAGAACTAATCACCTAAGTATGTGATGATTGTAATTGTTGTAAGATAAAAACTTGTTGTTAGTGTGGAAGTATGTGATGATTGTAATAGTTGTAAGATAAAAACTTGTTGTTAGTGTGGAAGTATGTGATGATTGTAATTGTTGTAAGATAAAAACTTGTTGTTAGTGTGGAAGTGTTTGGTTTTGGATTAATGATTGCCTGCAAACAATGTGCACATATTTGTAGATCTATGAACGACCCAACTTTATTCATTACCCAGTTTGTGAAATTCACAATTCTGCATATTTACAGGGGAGATATTTCAATGGTAGCATTTGCGTTTCAGAATAACAGTCAATTGAGATCCTTCTGCGTTGCTTGATAACAAAGATGGTATCACATCATCCATTCTCTCGAGAAATCTTTcaaacaattcattaataatCTCAGCACCAAAGTGTCTTTTGATGACTCCTTCCAGCCCAGCTCGGAAGTGCATCGCGATTGAATATCCAGTAACTGTGTTGTCGGGGTCAGTTCTACAATCTGCAAGCTCCATTCTTTCAATGCTAAAACACCCATTTCGTTCTACAAGCTGCCTCATCTCCCTGGGCGTCACAGAGTACATTGGAATGTTGAAAGAGTCCACAAGAGCTTCAGATACTAATCCCTGGAGCAGAAAGAGCATCAGATCTAATTGCATTGAACTGTTGCATATAAGTTCTAGCAAGACCAGTGGCAGAGCAGAGTTCAGAGTTCATATCAGGCTTACCTCTTTCGCCAAATCCACGAGGCACGACCCTAAATGATTGAACAAAACCCCCGTTGGCACGTCGGAAAATGGGATCCCATCTGGACTCGATGGCAGGATTAGCACCATCATACTTCCCTCCACAAGCTCCTTCTCTCTGGCGTCCAAGAACATCCCCAAGTCCTTCGCAAATTGGGCTGCAAAAGCTTCGACTACAACTTCTGGGGCATTGGTGTAATGAATCCTCCCTTGGTTCCATGCTGGAGAGTCCTTGTCTAGCACCTCCGGGGGCACCTCAGAAAGCCATTGTAATGAGTAAGAGGAATGTACAAAATGCAGAGAGGAGTCGGGAAACAACCGACCGTGAAATGACCCCGGTACGCCGGCTGAAAAATATCTTTTTTCAGGATGGAGAGACTTGAAAAGGGTATTGAAATCATTGAAGGGAAGATCATTAAAGAAGACTTGAAATTGAGGAATTTGATCAGGAGCGAAGCCTTCTGATATAAACTTCTTTTCTACAGCATCAAGAATATTTTGTACAGAGTAGAAGGTGTTAGGTCCAACTGAACATCCCATATCCGCAATACAAAATGCTTTAGAAGCAGATAAAAATGGCTGTATTTCAAGCTTCTCCATGATTGTCTCGTCAATCACTTCCTTTATATATTCTGCATATGATCTCTGCAAAACGATTCAGCTGAGGCCCTTAGTTTTCCAGGTTACCAAACATCATTTTAGATAACTAATTAACATAGAAAATAACAAGTGAAGGTATAAAAAATCGTATACCTGACGACAATGGATGGTGGGCAAGACACCCATCTTCAGGGATTTCAACATGAACTACAATTCTACCAGTTAAGAGAAGCAAAAATTTATAGGCCGAGTGGATGTAGCCGTCCTTCTGACAAAGATTCGTTCACGTCCAAAAGATGGATTTAGACATTTCTTGATTCGACAACTCCGATAAtgagatttatatttttcatttttgtattATCTGCTAAGCTTGCGTGCAGCTTCATCTCTTacagtttttaatatttattctttCACATTATTTTTACATTCTGAAAATTAAGAATGTTAAATCAGACGGTTCTCTAGATTACATCTGGTCTTCTATCTTTTTGTTTGTGTTTTTTGCCGCTTGATCCAATATGCCACTTTGGAACTAATTGGCTATTTCGTGCGGTAATGACGTTCATTGCCCAGCTTGATTCCGTATGAAATCAGACGGATCAATCAATGGCCTTGTCTGGATTTGAGCTGTTGGAACCTGCGAATTTATTGGAACCTTTAGTCTTACCAAATTGCTTAAAACCATAGTTATACTGTTTGTATTTTATCTGCcatttaaaatcttttaaaataattaaataaataaataaatcacgtAAATTATACTTCCacccttttataatttttcctcactttatttttttataaaaattaagaaataatacATATTGtagttaaatagtaattttttaattaatttttcaacaaTATCCATACTTAATATAAATGgagaatattaaattttattgaaataataaaatcattactaATAATATACtgtttaaattgaatattaacatataatttaaattctcatttaaaaaaataaataattaatgaaaaattatattaaaaataaaataaagtaaaattataataatcgatttatatattaataataatgataaactaAAAAACGTTAACAATattttagaataattaaaaaaatgataaaaattatgaaactaaaaaaataataaaatattttttaatataaataaattactatttaattattcaaactccaatatgttttttcaattaatttaccATATAATAGAGAAAAAATAGGATAATAATTAAGATATATTTTAAGAGTgtaacaaaaacaaaaataggATCTATAGTGAATAGAATAGCCAtcagttttaatttataaaaaactttgaaatgaattcaaattaatAACTCAAGAAAAAAATTGAGAGTTCAGTTGAAAGTCATTTtgtatttttaacttaaatttcaatccaaaaatgaaattaataaaattaatattttcactCAAAACGATAAGcaatttctaataaataaatcatGGTATAGCTAAAAATTTTTTGTGTATaaagatataataaataatcccctcataataataatattattattattattattattattattattattattattattattattattattattattgatgatttgatattaaaaaaaaatcgagTTTCTGTCTGTAatctaaaaagaaattaaatttctgCGTGTATGAGAAAATTTAGTCTGAGTGGATCgtgttttctcttttatttcttttttctttgtaTTCTAGTGATACATAACCGGTACCCTATTACAGTGTAACCTGTCCATTATATAGAATCGTACTGATAAAGTCGCGGCATAATTAGACTTATTCTCTTACTTTCCGTCAAGTCAGATGAGCAAGATTCCTCTTTGATGAGTCCGAACCTTTGGTCAGCCCGACCTGCTTCAACCGCGGATTGAATGGTGTGCTGATGGATTAACTTATGTAATGGACTCTAATGGGTCTTGGATCTTGAATCTTACTTTTTTTTCGATGCTCAACTCCAACCGCGGCTTGAATGTTTTACTGATAGATTAATTTATGCAGGGGTTCTAATGGATAGTGGGTTTTGATAAATTTTGAATCTGCCTCTGTTTTTGAGGCCTCAACCTCACCCTAAATTTCAATGGTCcagctattattattattattattattattattattattattattattattattattattattattattatgttggctaaatgatcccatagtttaaaacttaattttgaACAAACACCTCCCAAAACTGGGGCAAAACTGGAATTCCTTCAGACCCAAATCCACCCAACCcggctgaaaaaaaaaaaaaaggaaaaagcttGTTAGACTATTGATTCAAAAGAAGAATGAGGTATGAATTCACATCTACTGCAAAATAAACATAATTTTAACATAAAGTACAAGCAAATTTATTTTTGACaaatgaaaatgaccaagaagatagaattttcattaattattataaattccaTAGTTGAGTCATcttctatatatatttttgcaAATAGAAACGCACAAATATTTAAGGATCTGTGCATGGAAGACAAAGCCCAAGTTGACATACATACAAACACACTTATTCATTTGGCAAAGGAAGTAAAAGACCCAAAGTGATTGAAGTAGCTGCCCTTAGATTGCTGGGCAATTTCCCTTCAGACATTATTTCTTGAAGGGATCAAAACGTGTGGTTGGATAACACATAAGAGGCAGTGCCATAGCTCCACTATACCCAGTGGTCAATTTAATATCAAACTTATCTCCATCTTTTAACTTCCAATCAAAGCATTGTATTAGAGACGCAATCGTCACATTTACCACAATCAAGCCATGTGATATTCCAATGCAAGCTCTTCTTCCGCTACCAAATGGAAGGAAATGAAAATCCTGGCCATGAAAATCCATCTCTCGATGATCCACTATGAATCTCTCTGGCATGAACTTGTCAGGTTCATTGTAGACGTCAGGATCCTGCATGATGGCGTAAGCATTGACGAGGATCTTAGTGCCTGCTTTGATTTCATAGTTATTGAGCTTGGTATCTGTGTTGCATTCTCTGCGGAGCAAGGGTCCTGGAGGATATTTTCTCAGTGTTTCTTTGACAATGGCTTCCAAGTATGGAAGATTTTGGATGTCTGATTCTTTAACTAGCCTGTTTGATCCCACCACTGAGTCTATCTCCTCTCTTAGCTTCTTCAATATGTTGGGATTGTTTATTAGCTCTGCAATGGCCCATTGTATAGTTGCTGCAGTAGTGTCCACGCCGGCCAAGAATATTTCCTGCCAATCAAGATTACAATAAgctcaaattaaaatttgtataATAATATACATGCATCTCCTTTTTGTACTAATCCAATTCTttgctttaattattttacaaaCAAAGAGAACTTTTTTACTATTATTGAACGTAATGTCACACATTTTTTTATCATAAGATTTGGGGCTAAAATAGAAACATCGGTGgattaaagaaaatttaaaagatatatattaaccaatttaaaaattattaaataatttaaattaattattttaactctaataaaaaataaatttaaaatttattttaaacaatttagataaatttttttaaaaaaaaaattaaagagtaaAATACGAGATCTCTGTATTTACTCATTTCCTCATATTCACTATATTTAGACATatttagaagaaaaataatttttcacgtGGGTAATTATAAGAACTTATATACAGAGAAAGCAAAGATTGTATATAAATGCCTGGAAGAAGAAAATCAAAGGACTCACAAGGAAGAAAGTTTTGATCTGATTTCTGGTTATTTTCAGTTCGGCAGTTGTGTCTTTGTAGGTCTCCAACAATATGCTTATCAAATCATTCTCTTCTTGTCCTGAATCATCGACTCTGCTTTCTTCATACTCCTTAAACAGCTGCTCCATTAGCCTGTCGAACTCCCAAGTCACTGATATAAGCTTCTTCCCATTTCCAGAGAGATCAAATTTCTTCAAAGGGCCAAAGATTTGCGTGAAGCTCAGCTTCGCTGTATATTCCATGATGGCTCTAATCGATTTCCTTATCTCCACTGGTAAATAAGGGTTTTCAGCACATCTCTTGCCCAGTGCCATCTTGCAAATAATATTATTTGCCAAGTTTGATATTTCCATACCTAAATCACAAACATCTCCTTCTCCAGATCTCTCCACCAGTGATTTTAACAGCTTCAGAGTTTCTTGTTCTCGAATATGCATGAACAGGTCAAGCTGTGGGCCTGCAAATAGCTGTGTTCTGCATAGCTTCTTCATAAACCTCCAGTATGTGCCGTATTGAGAGTTGATGAAGCTATTTCCATCATATATGTTGAATTTTGAGAGACCAAAACCAAGAACATACTTAGAAGCGAAATCAACATCATGGGTTTTCAAAATTTCCTTGGCTGTTTTTGAGTCTGATACTACAACAACAGGTTTTCCAGCCATTATGATCTGCATGATTGGGCCATAGCGGCTAGCTAAGATTTGAAGGGATTTTGGTAAATTGGAACTCAGCAAGTGAAGGTGGCCTATAATGGGTAGAGATGGAGGACCTGGAGGGCTGCGAGTCCTGGTGAAAAACTTTGCAAGTATTTTGATTAAGGTTGGCACTAGAAGGGCAACAATGATCCAAGTGAAGAGAAGAACACTACTAGTTGCCATGACTTAAAAGTCTTTGGCAATAAAAtcttgaaatttatatatagaatgcTTCAGGCAATAATATGatatcaatttttctttttttggctgATCGTATCACAACAACCATATGTAAATCAATAACAGAAAgacaataatgataataattttaaataaaaaaatatttgtaattACATAGGAAATTTGTCACATttcttgttttaaaaaaaataaaataattttctttcatttttattttatttaattatgttgAGATGCTGGGGCTCCTGTGTAGCCCATAAAGGACCACATGGCTTAGGCGTGTCAATTGCTGGACCACTGCTCAAGACAACTTACTCGTAAACGTCAACTTAATCAAGAACATCGGACGTCATTGCTCATGCAAATTAAGcccaatttttcaattttaattttctttgctagtgaaaatattattaatatagttTAGCTTTAATCATTGAGCTAGGTAGCCTAATTAACAAGTAGAGGGGACCATAATAATTTTGATCAATAAGtttataacaataataaaaattatttatattaattaaaaaaattaatattgttaataattatttttccagCAACGATTATAAtggtaattttaatatttattataattatgtatATACAGCCAGTCGTGGAATAGATAAATATATACTCAGGctaaaaatttttcataaaattaatttctaaagtATTTATTGTTGGCAATGGAAAAATCAAACTTGTTATCAATGGCATACTTATTCAACATTGGCGTTGCGTACAATATGAGAAAAACTAGATAAATAGGAGAAAACGAAGCTTATAGACTTTGGATGGATTACTTGCGTTTCAGAGCAATAAACAGAAGAGATGATTCAGTTGAGGTGGTCTTCAGTTTTCCTGCCTTGTCGGAAAACCGATCAAACAATTCATCTATAACCTCACTTGcaaaatatttgcttagaacACCCTCAAGTCCGGCTCTGAAGTGCATCTTCCATGCATGGCCGCTGTTCACCAAGATTTTCGCTTCATTACTAGTTACAGGATCAAACAGCTCCAATCTCTCAATTCTGAAGCACCCATTTCTTTCTACAAGCTCTCTCATCTCCTCAGGAGAGGGAAGATACATAGGCAAATTGCAAGAGTCTACTTGAGCTTCGTTCACCAGTCCCTGTGAAAGTTGGGTGAAATTTTGATGAATACAATTCGTAGTTGTTGCATGAAATTGTTAAGATATATAGTTATTGGGCTCACCTCTTTAGACATATCCATGAGGCAGGATCCTAGAAGATCGAACATTGCATTACCTATTGCACAAGAATGAGGAATCCCATTACGGATTCCTGGCAAAATGAGCACCATCATCCCACCAACCACAAGCTCTTTCGCTCTAGCGTCAAGAAACATCTCCACGTCCTTAGCAAAGTGCATGGCATAAGCTTTCGCAACTTCATCTGGTGCACTTGCGTAGTGAATTCTGCCCTTGTTCCATGCAGGAGAGTTCTTGTCCAGGATCTCTTTTGGCACCTGGGAGATCCAATGTAAAGCAGAAGAGGAATGAACAAAATGAAGAGAGGATTCAGGGAACAGCCTGCCATGGAATGAACCTGGGACACCAGCAGCAAAGTACGGTCTTTCTGGTGGGAgggatctgaagagagtattGAAATCATTGAAGGTATGATCACAAAAGAAAACTTCAAAATCAGGAACTTGGGAAGCAAGACCATGggattgaaacttatgtttcaCAGCTTGAATAACACTTTCCATACAAAAAAAGGTGTTGGGTCCGACAGAACATCCCAAATCTGCTATCTGAAATGGGCTTGAAGTAGCAAGGAGATCTTTTATGTCAAGCTTGTGAGCAATCGTCTCATCAACCAGCCACTTTGCATTTTTCACAGCTTCCCTCTGAAAATATAGAGGAAGATCAAGTATTATTCATGTCTCAACATTAAAAGAAGATTAATCTCTCTTTAATTTCAATGATTTTTTTACCTGAAAGGTTGAGTTTTTGGTGTAGCTGTAGGTGCCATCTCCACCATTCATCGGATGTGATTCAGGCATTGTGGCAGTGCTGTCGCTCATCTCTCTTCTGTATGTGCAATGCCTCACGTTTTGGTACTTATTTATTCTCATCATCATTCATACTTTTCAAATGTAACATCATGAATTTTCACAACCTTAGTTTTGACAATGATCAAAATTTGGGATTGAAATCttggaaattcaaaatttgcgACTTCAAGTAGTTTTACTATCTTCATAAATCACGTGTGCTTTCTTTGACAATTATTTACAAGACAAGTCAGAGTAAAAATGTGGGTTTTTTTCTTATATGAAATGGTGTTTTATTAGTTTCAACTCCACACAGAATTTAGCATGAATAAAGCAAATTAAGcatatttattattgaattactAGAAATCACTGATAACTagttgaaaattatttatttattatacataTCACACATAACAAGcacaaaattaaatcatttgcGTTGAAGCACGTAGTAAGATTGAATTTTATCCTTGTAAGCTCTTTCCATCTTGTCGAAGACCTTGGGAAGTTGATTTACCAGTAACTGATCGAATATTTCATCCACAATTTCTTCTGAGAAGTGTTTGGAGAACATTCCTTCCATTGGAGCCCGGATGTGCCTCACGTATTCTTTCATTTCAACATGCACTGTATCTTTTAGCCAAGGAGCTGGATTTGTTAGTCCTATTGCTTCAATGTTGAAATAGCCATTCTTTTCCACTACAGCTGCAAATTCTCCTGGAGGTGCTGCATATATTGGCAAGTTGAAGGCATCCACTTGCTCTTCACTTATTGTTCCCTGTGACAAAATAACAatagtaataaataaattaagtgcACAATAAATTTTTAGCATGCAACATAAAGCATAGGTCATGCATCCGAATTAGGTTTTTGTACTCCAACCTTTTCATGTATATGTTTATTTCAATGGTAAAAAACTCCTGCTAGTCATATGTAGGATTTGTAGACGGCATTTTTATCACTAGTTTTAAATCCGACATATATAAACTCAAGACAGGTGAATATGAGTCTATCGTCGACCAAATTGCCCAATTGAGATATATACCTTTTTTGCCATGTCAAGGAGGATGGATTCGAAACAACTGTACAGTATGCCATTTGCAAGTTCAGAATAAGGCATTCCATCAGGAATACTTGGCATGATAACTATAAGCATCCCTCCAGGAACTATCTCTTCAGCTCTGGCATTCAGGAAGTTATTCAAGTCTTCAGCCCATCTTTCTGCATACGCTTTAAGCACCTCATCAGAGGCTCCTGCATAGTGAATCTTCCCTTTGTTCCATGCGGGAGAGTTCTTATCTCCCAAACTTTCTGGTAACCTAGAGAGCCAATGGAGTGCGTAATTGGATTGCGCAACATGGATTGAAGAACTGGGGAACACTCGTCCATGAAAAGAACCTGGAACCCCTGCTGCAAAGTATTCTCTGTCTGATGGGAGAGATATGAAGAGGGTGTTGAAACCATTTGATGGCAGATCATTGAAGAACACTTGAAATTCAGGCATCGGTTCATCAGGGAACTGTGAGAGATgcttcttttttattatatctattaaaGCTTGCAAAGAGACAAAAGTATTTGGACCAACTGCGCATCCAAAATCAGCAAGACAGATTGTATTATTACAAGTAGATGAAAGGGATTTTACATCTAGCTTCTTGGTGATTGCTTCATCTATTATATCCATTGTTACAGTTGCAGCTATTCTCTGCCAGtgaatcaaaatttaattatcaGCATTAGAAGTGATAAAAGAAATATTCATACATGTTGAGCGACACAGTTCAACAAGTAAAGGTATAGAATAGGAACCTGGTAGCGAGAGTTTTTGAAGTAGCTGTTGGCTCCTAATCCATCCACAACGGCTTTCTGTACTGTTTCTCTCACCAATGTTGCCATCTCTGAGTAGCTAGTCTCTGCTGCTTTTGCTCAGACTATGGAGAAAGTCTTATTGAGATTTTAGCAAGCTTTGCACTTCCTATATAGCCAACAGATTTGTGAGAATCAAATAATATTGCCATtgttctaattaatttattaactaattaataatcaattaaatgacagcacatggcttgtatgcatgaaaaattcttaaaatataataCCTATAAAAGACTATTTAGATTCCgtaagaaattttaattaaaatcgtttgaataagataaaataagaaaaaaaaaagctaaaaaaTGAAAAGTCTTATtcaaatttctcaaaaattgaaaagtgagtttctaatagctgagttagactatttataatagaaacaaaattttaatatttaaaattataaaaatatttaaaatatttaaaaaattgattaaaatgcaaaattgacctctATACTGtgaaattttcatatcgaacttTTGAAAGTCGCATGTCTCGAAATTTTCTTCCCGAAAAACTATCGTAAGTTTCTATCGAATGTCAATAGTAAAAATTAGATCCGATTTAAATCTGCCGTAAAATTCAAGACTAATTGCTCATGTcaacaataatataaataaataaatcagcttATAAGGGATGTTTACGTTGTCAATTAAGCTTCAAAAAGAAATTGATTTGAtcaatcaaattattttatgatcCATTGAATTGATAATTAGATTAAATGTCAATTCAAATATTGATATTGAAATCCAttggtttaaatttatttgattaattaaaatttttaataataaaaattaatattttaatataaaataacttgCCATTCACAAATTAATTCGAATTTAACTGAAATCATTCAATCAATATGGGCAATTGGCTCCCATAATTCTGTCATATCCTTTATTTCTACTAAGGACCACACTCTAATTGAAAGAGACATTCTATGGACTATCCAatggaataattaattaattaattaattaatatttgttGCATAACATTACTATTGTTCTTATTAGAAGATATACTTAATTAgtagataaataattaattgtcGGTATCAACTTAATGGACCACAGTACtgttgaaggaaaaaaaaatttatatttatcttaatttGCATATAATCCAAAAAACAATGAATATGGAGCTCTTTAGGAGTTTATCCCAAATTGCATAAATGAATTGCTCACTTGAGCAATaggttaaaattcaaaaattcaatcgaattaaattaattcagatttaattttttatttttttaatttaatttaatttttaattttaaaagttttaattatttagatttgattcaattttaattataaaaaatatataaaatcaaactaaatagatattaaatataattaaaattaaaatattttaattaaattttagaatataaaaaacaaaaagtctattaaaaaagtcaaaattttaaaattaaactgaattataTCCGTTAGgatcaaattgattttatttaaaatcaattcaatttatttttataaatacta
Protein-coding sequences here:
- the LOC110605344 gene encoding 3,9-dihydroxypterocarpan 6A-monooxygenase, producing MATSSVLLFTWIIVALLVPTLIKILAKFFTRTRSPPGPPSLPIIGHLHLLSSNLPKSLQILASRYGPIMQIIMAGKPVVVVSDSKTAKEILKTHDVDFASKYVLGFGLSKFNIYDGNSFINSQYGTYWRFMKKLCRTQLFAGPQLDLFMHIREQETLKLLKSLVERSGEGDVCDLGMEISNLANNIICKMALGKRCAENPYLPVEIRKSIRAIMEYTAKLSFTQIFGPLKKFDLSGNGKKLISVTWEFDRLMEQLFKEYEESRVDDSGQEENDLISILLETYKDTTAELKITRNQIKTFFLEIFLAGVDTTAATIQWAIAELINNPNILKKLREEIDSVVGSNRLVKESDIQNLPYLEAIVKETLRKYPPGPLLRRECNTDTKLNNYEIKAGTKILVNAYAIMQDPDVYNEPDKFMPERFIVDHREMDFHGQDFHFLPFGSGRRACIGISHGLIVVNVTIASLIQCFDWKLKDGDKFDIKLTTGYSGAMALPLMCYPTTRFDPFKK
- the LOC110604925 gene encoding uncharacterized protein LOC110604925 — translated: MATLVRETVQKAVVDGLGANSYFKNSRYQRIAATVTMDIIDEAITKKLDVKSLSSTCNNTICLADFGCAVGPNTFVSLQALIDIIKKKHLSQFPDEPMPEFQVFFNDLPSNGFNTLFISLPSDREYFAAGVPGSFHGRVFPSSSIHVAQSNYALHWLSRLPESLGDKNSPAWNKGKIHYAGASDEVLKAYAERWAEDLNNFLNARAEEIVPGGMLIVIMPSIPDGMPYSELANGILYSCFESILLDMAKKGTISEEQVDAFNLPIYAAPPGEFAAVVEKNGYFNIEAIGLTNPAPWLKDTVHVEMKEYVRHIRAPMEGMFSKHFSEEIVDEIFDQLLVNQLPKVFDKMERAYKDKIQSYYVLQRKMMMRINKYQNVRHCTYRREMSDSTATMPESHPMNGGDGTYSYTKNSTFQREAVKNAKWLVDETIAHKLDIKDLLATSSPFQIADLGCSVGPNTFFCMESVIQAVKHKFQSHGLASQVPDFEVFFCDHTFNDFNTLFRSLPPERPYFAAGVPGSFHGRLFPESSLHFVHSSSALHWISQVPKEILDKNSPAWNKGRIHYASAPDEVAKAYAMHFAKDVEMFLDARAKELVVGGMMVLILPGIRNGIPHSCAIGNAMFDLLGSCLMDMSKEGLVNEAQVDSCNLPMYLPSPEEMRELVERNGCFRIERLELFDPVTSNEAKILVNSGHAWKMHFRAGLEGVLSKYFASEVIDELFDRFSDKAGKLKTTSTESSLLFIALKRK
- the LOC110604759 gene encoding loganic acid O-methyltransferase; this translates as MLKSLKMGVLPTIHCRQRSYAEYIKEVIDETIMEKLEIQPFLSASKAFCIADMGCSVGPNTFYSVQNILDAVEKKFISEGFAPDQIPQFQVFFNDLPFNDFNTLFKSLHPEKRYFSAGVPGSFHGRLFPDSSLHFVHSSYSLQWLSEVPPEVLDKDSPAWNQGRIHYTNAPEVVVEAFAAQFAKDLGMFLDAREKELVEGSMMVLILPSSPDGIPFSDVPTGVLFNHLGSCLVDLAKEGLVSEALVDSFNIPMYSVTPREMRQLVERNGCFSIERMELADCRTDPDNTVTGYSIAMHFRAGLEGVIKRHFGAEIINELFERFLERMDDVIPSLLSSNAEGSQLTVILKRKCYH